In the Candidatus Delongbacteria bacterium genome, TTCAGCACGGCGGCGTTGCCGTTCCAGCTGAGGCGGATGTCGCTCAGGTGCAGGCCGGCGTCCTCGATCACGCCGTTGGTCTTCACGCGGAAGGCGAAGCGGAAGGGCCCGCCCGCCCACTCGACCCCCAGCGGCACGCTGTGGCGCGTGATCCGCTGGCCGGGACCCGTCCAGCTGCGCACCACGCTCCAGCTCAGGCCGTCGTCGCGGGACAGCTCGACGTAGGCGCTGTCGTAGCCGCCCTCCAGCTCGTGATACTCGACGAATTCCAACGCGCCGGGCACCGCGTCGCGGACGGGCACGTCCAGCAGCCAGGACTGGGCGCTGGCCAGGCGGCAGTTCGTGTTGGACGCGCTCCAGCGGCCCGGGGCGTCCTGGAACTGCCAGCCCAGACTGTCGCCCCAGGCCCGGGTCCAGCCGCAATTCGCGCCTTCCTGCACGAAGGAGGCGAGCTCGGGGAATTCCTGGGTGAAGGCCGTGTCGTTCTCGTTGACGCGCTGGGCGGCGGGGAAGCTCAGCTCCAGGTCGTGGTCCAGCAGCAGGCTCTGGTGGACGGGGATGCGCCCGGGCAGCCAGGCCGTCAGCTCGTAGGCCCCCTGGGGCAGCTGGGCGCTGAAGGCGCCGGGCTGCGGCCAGACCAACAGCGTGTCGCTGTTCAGGTCGCGCAGTTCCAGCCGCTCGGGCAGCAGGTCCGCACCGTTCTCGAGAGCGCGAAAGGCCAGGCCCAGCGTGTGGCGGGGCAGGGCCTGCAGGGCCCAGTCGCGCGTCGTGGGCAGCGAGTTGCCCACCGCGACCTGGCTGTCCTGGCCCAGATAGCCGTGCTTGCGCACGCTCACGTTGTAGACCTGGGGTGCGAGCAGGCGGTAGTAGGCGCCGTGCCGGGGATCTGTGCGGTACCAGGGCACACAGTCCGGATGCATGACCTCGGCGATGCGCAGGCGTGCGGCCAGGGGCTGCTGGCCCGCCGCGTCACGCACGTGGGCCACCAGCCCGGGCGCCGCCACCTCGTAGCCGATGATCCGCCGGCAGAGCCAGTTGAGGCCGTCGATGTTCTCGTCCACGATGAAGTCGATGCTCGCCTGGTTCTGGGGCTGCATGCCCACCGAGCCCTGGGTGCCGATCTCGATGGTGAAGCCCAGGGCGCCGTATTGGCTGTAGACGAAATTGTGGTAGTTGCCCACCCGGCCGCCGCCCGCCACGTTGCGGTAGGGGTGGTAGTTGTAGCCGTCGATGACGGCCGCCATGCCGGAGGCGGCGGCCGTGCACATGTTGAAATCGGGCGCGGGATTGGTGTAGGCGGTGCCATCCTCCCAATGCCAGGGGAAAATCACGATCTCGTGGTTGGCGGAGGTGCGGGCGCTGTGGTAGCCCACGCCGGCCACAAAGCGCTCGCGCTCCATCTGGCCGACGATGGCCTGGACCTCCGGCTCGGAGTTCGGGGCGGGGCCGCGGAAGTAGTCGAACTGCTCCACGTCCGAATCCTGGCTCCACAGTCCGTCACTGTGGTTCCACCAGCAAGCGTAGTTGCGATTGAGGTCCACGCCGCAGCTGTCGCCGCCGGATCCCTGGGCGATGTGGCAGTGCCCGTCCGGGGCGAAGGAGTGCAGGTTCTTGCGGTAGGTGATGTCCTGCTCGCTGATCACGACATCCATGCCGTCCGGGTTGTAGGTGGGCACCACGTGGATCTCCAGCGCCTCGAGCAGCGGCGCCCAGCTTGGATGGCCCTGGCTGCCCAGTTCCACCAACCGGCGGACGAACTCCATCGAGACGTGGACGCCCAGGATTTCCTCCGCGTGGACCTGGCCGCCCACCCAGAAGGCGGGTTCGTCCTCCTCCTGCGCGACGTTGTCGCTGATCTTCACGCCCCAGATGGCCTGCTGGGTCTCGTAGGTGTGACCCAGCGAGTCCATCCGGACGAACTCCGGGTATTGGGCCGCCAGGGCGGCCAGTTCCGCGTGGATTTCCACGTTGTTGTAATAGAAATCGTCCAGCGCCGCGCGGGCCGGCCCGGCCAGGGCCGCCAGCAGCGCCAGGCCCAGGCCCAGCCGGGCACGGGAACGGGGAACGTCTTGCTGCCGCATGAATCCTCCGGGAGTCTTCGCCGGCCCGCCTGCGGACCCTGCGCCGTCTTGCAAACCAGCCGCGCCTGCAAAAAATGTGCCCGCCCATCCGCCCCTTTCCGGGTGGAAAAGGTCGGATGGGCGAACGGGAATCCTGTCGAGTGTTAAGAGCCGCGACCGGCCGGCTGAACCCGGCTCGGCCAACGCTCTCAGGGCAGCCGCGTGATCGACTCGATCACCACGGGCTGCTGCGGCACGTCGCGGTACATGCCCTTGCTGCCGGTGGGCACGGACTTGATGGCGTCCACCGTCTCCAAACCCTTCACCACGTGACCGAACACGCAGTAGCCGAAGCCCTGGGGATCGGGGCTGCGGTGGTTGAGGAAATCGTTGTCCACGACGTTGATGAAGAACTGGCTGGTGGCGCTGTGCACGGCGTTGGTCCGGGCCATGGCGATGGTGCCCCGCAGATTCTTCAGGCCGTTGGCGGCCTCATTCTCGATGGCCGGATCCGTGGCCCGCTCGGCCATGGTGGAATCCATTCCGCCGCCCTGGATCATGAAGTTGCTGATCACGCGGTGGAACACGGTCCCGTTGTAATGTCCCTTCTGGACGTAGCTCTCAAAGTTGGCGCAGGTCTTGGGCGCCTTCTCGTAGTCCAGCTCCAGGACGATCTCGCCCAGGTTGGTCTTGAGCAGAAACTGCTTGTTCATGGACTCTCCCGTCGGGGTTGCCGGAGTGGTCGCCACGTCCGCGGAAGCGGCACCGGCGGGTTGTGTCACCTGTTCCTGCGGTTCGCCGGCCCGGGGGGCCGTTCCGCACCCCAGCCAGCATCCCAGCACCAGCACCAGCGTCAGCCCCTGCCACAACCGGTTCATGATGATTCTCCTACTGCGATTCTTGACTGACAAAGCAACGGCGGTCAGCACAAGGCCAACCGCCGTCTAGAGGTCGGATCCAGGTCGAAGCGGTGAGGCCTCGACCTCGGCAGGCTCAGTGGGTGGCCGCCGCAGTGGTATCCGTGGTGGCCGGAGCCGTGGCCATCGTGTCCACGGTCACAGGGGCCGGGGTCTCAACCACGGGTTCGGGGGTCGGGACCGGCTCCTCGGCGGGCTTGGAACCGCAGCCAACCGCCAGCACCAGCGCAACAACCAATGCACCGCACAGCGTCTTCCGCATGGAAGTTCTCCTTTTGATTAGAACAGCCTTCTCGCTTGACGAGTCCAGGTCAAGAAGGGCCGACACAACCTAGCATGTCTGCCCGGAAAAAACATCAAGCCAATCTCCAACCTGATCCTGCCTGGCACAATCCAGGCGAATCGACCCGTGGGTCGAGCTTTCCAGAGCCCGGCCCGCCGCTTCCAGAGCCAATTCCGGTCGATTGTTCTCCCGGCTCAAGTGGCCCAGGATCACATGCCGCAATTCGGGTCCGGCCACGTGGCACAAGACATCCGCGCATTGCTGATTGGAAAGGTGACCGCGATCGCCCAGGATCCGACGCTTGAGAAAGGCCGGATAGGACCCCTTCAACAACAGCCCTTGGTCGTGGTTGGATTCAAGGATCAATAAGTGCCGGCGCCGCAGGGACTCGCGGACCACGTCCGTGACACAGCCCAGATCGGTGCAGACCGCCAGTCGCGCCGGACCTTCCTCCACTCCGAACTGAAGCGGCTCCCGCGCATCGTGCGAGCAGGCCCAGGCTTCCACCCGCAGACCCGCCACCTCGAACACCTCGCCCGCCCGCACGGGCAGCGGACGTGTCACATCCGTCCAGTACCGCTCCGTTGCCGCCGCCGTGCCCCGGCTGCACCAGACCGGAATGCCCAGTCGCCGCGCCAGGGAAGGCGCACAGCCCACGTGGTCGCTGTGCTCGTGTGTCAACAGGATGCCGGCCAACTCGTCCGGATCGCACTCCACGGCGGCCAGACGGCGTCCCAGATCGCGCAGCCCCAGACCCGCGTCCACCAGCAACGCGCCTTGCCCACCCCGCACCAGCACGGCGTTTCCCGCGGAACCCGAGGCCAGGACGCAAGCCCGAAGGCTCACGCCAACCCCCTGCTGCCGGGCTTGATGGGAACAGAGCCCATCCGGCAGAGGGGACAGTCATCGGCGGCGTAGGAAACAACATCCTGAGTGTGACAGGCGGCCAAATGTAATGCACGTCCTTGATGAATAAAACAAGTCCTGCCAGCGGATCTGTCCACAATGACCCCGACGCCCACCGGAACGGCGCCGGCGGCGGCCACCAGGTCGATCACCTCCTGGACGGAGCCCCCGGTGGTGACCACGTCCTCGACCACCAGCACGCGCTCGCCCGGCTCCAATTGGAAGCCGCGGCGCAGGGTCATCCGGCCCTCCTGGCGTTCGGCGAAGCGGGCGGGCACGCCCAGCTGTCGGCCCGTCTCCACGGCCACCACGATGCCGCCCACCGCCGGCGCGATCACGCTCTGGGGCTCCAGGGCGCGGAAGGACTCGGCCAGCAGCCCGCAAAGAGTCCGGGCGTAGACGGGGTGTTGCAGCACCAGGGCGCACTGGAAGTAGTTGGGGCTGTGGCGCCCGCTGGTCAGCAGAAAGTGTCCCTCCAGCAGGGCCCGGCTCTCCAGCAGCATGTCCAGGGGAGTCATTCGTTTGCCTTTCGTTGGGAGTCTCTCGGGGTCACTCGCTCTCCGGTCGACCGCTCTGGGACTGCTGGTGCAGCCAGTTCAGGTTGAAACCCTCGATGCGCTCGGCTTCGTCGCGGCTCAAGTCGGCGAACTCGTAGACCAGCACCACGTCGTCCGTGCTCCAGTCCCGGCGGACGAAGGTCAGCCGCCGGTCGCGGAAGACCTCGCCGCCCAGTTCGAAGCGCACGTGGGCGTCGCGGTGCTGGGCCACGCTGTGCTGGCGCGGGACGTGCAGGAGCATGCGCATGCCGCCCGCGCTGATGTTCACGGCCACGGCCTCCACCCAGCAGGTCATGACGAACTCCCGGCCCCGGACCTTGCCCAGGGCCTCGTTGCGCAGGGGCAGACGCAGGGTCATGGGCACGCGCCGGCTCACCCGCAGGTGACGGCGCCGCTGGTTGCGGGCCACCTGCGGCGGAGCCTCCAGCTCCAGCAGGTGGCGCTCCGCTTCGTGGAGCTGCCCGCGCACGGTGGTGTCGAAAATGCAGAGCGCCTGGGAATCGTGGTAGCGGCAGCTGACCTTCGTGCCTGGATCCAACCGCAGGAGTTCCAGCGGCGGCATCTCGCCCAGGCTGAGCTGCAACGCGCCCTGCTCCAGGCCCGCCAGCTCCGTGCGCCAGGTCTGGCCACCCACGGCCAGCAAGATGGCCGTCCCCGGGCGCGGCGGGTTGTCCATCAGAGCAGGTCCAGCCGGCGGGCGTAGTCCCGCGCGCGTTCGCGCACGGCCTCGGGTTCGGCCACCGGGTCCCGGCCGTACAACACGTCGCGTGAGACATTGATCAGCGCCGGTCCATGGCCCAGCCGCAGCGCGGCCTGGACGGCGTCCAGGTCGCCACCCTGGGCGCCCACACCGGGGATGAGCAGCGGCAGGGCGGGAAAGGCCTGCCGCACCGCGGCCAGTTCCTCCGCCCGGGTGGCGCCCACCACGGCGCCCAGGCGACCCGCCGCCCAGCCGGAGTTCCAGCGCTCCAGCATCTCCAGCACGCGCCAGTAGAGGGGCCGGCCGTCCACCGGGAGCAGTTGGAAGTCCGCCGCGCCCGGGTTGGAAGTCAGGGCCAGCACGTACGCGCCCATGCCCGGTCCCAGCTGGTCCACGGGCGCCGCGCGCCCCGCCAGGAAGGGTTCCACGCTGTCGCGGCCCATGTAGGGCGCCAGGGTCAGCGCGTGGGCGCCCATCCGGTCGAAGAAGGCCCGGGCGTAGCGCGCGCTGGTGTTGCCGATGTCACCGCGCTTGGCGTCCACGATGACGAAGGCGCGCGACCCGATGCGGGCCACCAGCTCCGTCAGACTCTGCCAGCCGGCAGGCCCCTGCTGTTCGTAGAAGGCCGCGTTGGGCTTGAAGGCGGCCACCAGGTCCGCCGTGGCCTCCACGATGTCCGCGCCCAGGGCCCCCAGGGGATCCGGCAGGCTCTGGTAGCGGTCGGGGATGCGCTCCGGGTCGAGGTCCAGGCCCAGGCAAAGGCGGGTGCCGCAGCGGGCCAGATGGGTTGTGAGGAATTGCATGGCGCAAGGTAGCAAGGCTCGACGGCTCCGTCCCGCCGGCCGGTGCCACGCGCCGCGTTACGAGAAATCCTCAGCCGGGTCCAGGACCCGCTCCAGGCGCAGGGAGGGCCGGGCGTGGGCCTGATCGTCCGTCCCGGCCAGCTGGAACCCGAGCTTCAGGTAGAGGCGCTGCGCGTCCACCAACCGGGGATGCGTGAGCAGCCAGAGCCGTGTGGCGCCCAGCGCGCGGGCTTCGGCGCAGGCCGCACGCACCAAGGCCTCGCCCGCGCCGCGCCGCCGTCGGGCCGGATCCACGGCCAGCTTGGCCAGTTCGTAGTCGCCCGCGCCGTGTCGGAGCAACGCGCAGACTCCCACCGGCTGCTCCTCCCAGAGGGCCACCAGGATCCGCCCGCCCCGGCGCAGCACGCGGCCGGCGGGATCGGCCAGCAGCCGCAGGTCCTGCTCATCCGGCGTGAAGTGTTCGTTCAGCCAGGCCAGGTTGAGTTCCGCGAAGAGCCGGCGGTAGGCCGGTCGGTAGGCGACCACGCGCAGGCGGCGCCGAGACGGCCGGCCCAGTTCCTGCAACATGCGATCGGCCAGGGGAGCCCGCTCCAGCCGCTCCTCCAGGGCTTCCAGACGGACCAGCAGGTCCGGGGCCTCCTCCGCCAGCAGTCCGGCCGTGGCCCGGCGAACGGCTTCCCAGACGGGTGCCAGCTCCGTCAGGCGCTGCCGGCCGGCGCGGGTCACCCGCACGCGCTGGCGCCGGGCATCCCGGGGATCCGGCTGCCGCCCGGTCCAGCCCGCCGCGTCCAGCTCGCGCAGCAGCTGGGCCACGGCCGTGTGACTCAGCCCCACCTCGGCGGCCAGTTCCACCACGCCGCGGCCGTCCTCCCGGGCCAGGGCCTGGACCAGTCCGAACCAGCGCCCCTCGAAGGGCTGACCCAATTCCCGGTAGAGCTCGTCCACGCCCGCCAGCAGCCGCTCGCTCAGACGGCGCAGGCGCGTCGCCAGCGCCAGCTCGCCCAAGTCGCGCACCAGGTCCTGCCTCATCCCGGCTCCACGATTTCAGGAAAGTTCTTTCGGAATTTTATCAATCGAGGGCAGGACCGGCAAGGCGGACGCGGACACGTCGTGTGACACGCGATTCCGGAGGATGGGCTCAGGCCAGCAGGTGGCTGATGAGGATGCGCAGGCCGATGAGGATCAAGATCGCCCCGCCAATCCGCTCCATGCGCGGCCCCCAGCGGTGGCCCAGCCGGCGGCCCAGCCGCACGCCCAGCCAGGAGAGCGCCCCGGTGATCAGGCCGATCACCAGCACGGGCTGCCAGATGCTCACGCGCAAGAAGGCCAGGCTCAGGCCCACGGCCAGGGCGTCCAGGCTCACGGCCACCGAGAGGGCCAGCAGGGTCCAGCCGCGGGAGGGATCCGGCCGGCCGGCGGCGGACTCCTGCTCCTCGGCTCCCGCCTGGCGCAACATGCGCCCGCCGATCCAG is a window encoding:
- a CDS encoding MBL fold metallo-hydrolase; amino-acid sequence: MSLRACVLASGSAGNAVLVRGGQGALLVDAGLGLRDLGRRLAAVECDPDELAGILLTHEHSDHVGCAPSLARRLGIPVWCSRGTAAATERYWTDVTRPLPVRAGEVFEVAGLRVEAWACSHDAREPLQFGVEEGPARLAVCTDLGCVTDVVRESLRRRHLLILESNHDQGLLLKGSYPAFLKRRILGDRGHLSNQQCADVLCHVAGPELRHVILGHLSRENNRPELALEAAGRALESSTHGSIRLDCARQDQVGDWLDVFSGQTC
- a CDS encoding helix-turn-helix domain-containing GNAT family N-acetyltransferase — protein: MRQDLVRDLGELALATRLRRLSERLLAGVDELYRELGQPFEGRWFGLVQALAREDGRGVVELAAEVGLSHTAVAQLLRELDAAGWTGRQPDPRDARRQRVRVTRAGRQRLTELAPVWEAVRRATAGLLAEEAPDLLVRLEALEERLERAPLADRMLQELGRPSRRRLRVVAYRPAYRRLFAELNLAWLNEHFTPDEQDLRLLADPAGRVLRRGGRILVALWEEQPVGVCALLRHGAGDYELAKLAVDPARRRRGAGEALVRAACAEARALGATRLWLLTHPRLVDAQRLYLKLGFQLAGTDDQAHARPSLRLERVLDPAEDFS
- a CDS encoding manganese efflux pump MntP family protein; this encodes MEWLEMILLGVALAMDALAVSLGASTLLPPGRRPAFRIAFHFGLFQALMPVLGWLAGLTLADLIRSVDHWAAFFLLLWIGGRMLRQAGAEEQESAAGRPDPSRGWTLLALSVAVSLDALAVGLSLAFLRVSIWQPVLVIGLITGALSWLGVRLGRRLGHRWGPRMERIGGAILILIGLRILISHLLA
- the pyrE gene encoding orotate phosphoribosyltransferase; its protein translation is MTPLDMLLESRALLEGHFLLTSGRHSPNYFQCALVLQHPVYARTLCGLLAESFRALEPQSVIAPAVGGIVVAVETGRQLGVPARFAERQEGRMTLRRGFQLEPGERVLVVEDVVTTGGSVQEVIDLVAAAGAVPVGVGVIVDRSAGRTCFIHQGRALHLAACHTQDVVSYAADDCPLCRMGSVPIKPGSRGLA
- the pyrF gene encoding orotidine-5'-phosphate decarboxylase, with protein sequence MQFLTTHLARCGTRLCLGLDLDPERIPDRYQSLPDPLGALGADIVEATADLVAAFKPNAAFYEQQGPAGWQSLTELVARIGSRAFVIVDAKRGDIGNTSARYARAFFDRMGAHALTLAPYMGRDSVEPFLAGRAAPVDQLGPGMGAYVLALTSNPGAADFQLLPVDGRPLYWRVLEMLERWNSGWAAGRLGAVVGATRAEELAAVRQAFPALPLLIPGVGAQGGDLDAVQAALRLGHGPALINVSRDVLYGRDPVAEPEAVRERARDYARRLDLL
- a CDS encoding M14 family zinc carboxypeptidase, yielding MRQQDVPRSRARLGLGLALLAALAGPARAALDDFYYNNVEIHAELAALAAQYPEFVRMDSLGHTYETQQAIWGVKISDNVAQEEDEPAFWVGGQVHAEEILGVHVSMEFVRRLVELGSQGHPSWAPLLEALEIHVVPTYNPDGMDVVISEQDITYRKNLHSFAPDGHCHIAQGSGGDSCGVDLNRNYACWWNHSDGLWSQDSDVEQFDYFRGPAPNSEPEVQAIVGQMERERFVAGVGYHSARTSANHEIVIFPWHWEDGTAYTNPAPDFNMCTAAASGMAAVIDGYNYHPYRNVAGGGRVGNYHNFVYSQYGALGFTIEIGTQGSVGMQPQNQASIDFIVDENIDGLNWLCRRIIGYEVAAPGLVAHVRDAAGQQPLAARLRIAEVMHPDCVPWYRTDPRHGAYYRLLAPQVYNVSVRKHGYLGQDSQVAVGNSLPTTRDWALQALPRHTLGLAFRALENGADLLPERLELRDLNSDTLLVWPQPGAFSAQLPQGAYELTAWLPGRIPVHQSLLLDHDLELSFPAAQRVNENDTAFTQEFPELASFVQEGANCGWTRAWGDSLGWQFQDAPGRWSASNTNCRLASAQSWLLDVPVRDAVPGALEFVEYHELEGGYDSAYVELSRDDGLSWSVVRSWTGPGQRITRHSVPLGVEWAGGPFRFAFRVKTNGVIEDAGLHLSDIRLSWNGNAAVLNPGTRPAEFALGAFPNPFNPVATLRLSVPTQATGASARVVLFDLAGREVARLAPRGGLGAGVTDFSVDGSALASGLYFAQVTVERGGDTLWQGVQRLTLLK
- a CDS encoding peptidylprolyl isomerase, with protein sequence MNKQFLLKTNLGEIVLELDYEKAPKTCANFESYVQKGHYNGTVFHRVISNFMIQGGGMDSTMAERATDPAIENEAANGLKNLRGTIAMARTNAVHSATSQFFINVVDNDFLNHRSPDPQGFGYCVFGHVVKGLETVDAIKSVPTGSKGMYRDVPQQPVVIESITRLP